One stretch of Argiope bruennichi chromosome 3, qqArgBrue1.1, whole genome shotgun sequence DNA includes these proteins:
- the LOC129963422 gene encoding ankyrin repeat, PH and SEC7 domain containing protein secG-like codes for MREKLFKMESALKEFHAAVKQNDAEKVRKYLQDGISPDEPNWDINGRPAIFEATYQGDVEIVKILLDANADPNAQNTVGETALHNAFHPKSFSKDIVTLLLEHGADENIREKMNGYTPMHLAAKLASSKISKTCHQDLLDVLKMMSEKADVTITSYRKETAMHRLVAGNADCSDTLQILIDRGYKLDAQNERGETSLMCAIDKGHINMAAALIKAGTNVNIKDRHFQTALHHSVQKNQLSLVKLLLNTQCDINATDLNGDTALHIASSKGLTDMVKVLISYPEIDVNVQNIRGSTPLLNAVESGFTKVVELLLEVYSDAEYEKGLLKALDIAEENFVRRWHPEIFSLLQQALDQKRDLWDEGETSL; via the coding sequence GCAAAATGATGCAGAGAAAGTTAGAAAATATCTGCAAGATGGAATTTCACCTGATGAGCCAAACTGGGACATAAATGGAAGGCCAGCTATTTTTGAAGCCACTTATCAAGGAGATGTTGAGatagtaaaaatacttttagatgCCAATGCAGATCCAAATGCACAGAACACAGTAGGAGAAACTGCTTTACATAATGCATTTCACCCAAAATCTTTTTCCAAGGACATTGTAACATTACTTCTTGAACATGGTGCTGATGAGAATATCAGAGAAAAAATGAATGGATACACCCCTATGCATTTAGCAGCAAAATTAGCatcttcaaaaataagtaaaacttgTCACCAAGATCTTTTGGATGTTCTGAAAATGATGAGTGAGAAAGCTGACGTAACAATTACAAGCTACAGAAAAGAAACTGCAATGCACCGTCTCGTTGCAGGAAATGCAGATTGCAGCGACACGCTTCAAATCTTGATTGATAGAGGTTACAAACTGGATGCCCAGAATGAAAGAGGAGAAACTAGCCTCATGTGTGCCATTGACAAAGGTCATATTAATATGGCTGCAGCACTGATAAAAGCAGGAACTAATGTGAATATTAAAGACAGACATTTTCAAACTGCTTTGCACCACAGTGTTCAAAAAAACCAGCTGAGTTTGGTTAAATTGTTACTTAATACACAATGTGATATCAATGCAACAGATCTGAATGGTGACACTGCTCTTCATATTGCCTCAAGTAAAGGATTGACAGATATGGTTAAAGTATTAATATCGTATCCTGAAATTGATGTTAATGTGCAAAATATCCGTGGTTCAACACCACTTCTTAATGCAGTAGAAAGTGGTTTTACTAAAGTAGTGGAACTTTTATTAGAGGTGTACAGTGATGCTGAATATGAAAAAGGACTCCTTAAAGCTTTGGATATAGCTGAAGAAAATTTTGTACGCCGGTGGCACCCAGAAATTTTCTCATTGCTGCAGCAAGCTCTAGATCAAAAAAGAGATTTATGGGATGAAGGTGAAACTTCTCTGTGA